The following coding sequences lie in one Trypanosoma brucei gambiense DAL972 chromosome 7, complete sequence genomic window:
- a CDS encoding SNF2 DNA repair protein, putative, with translation MPMFMDGASQVLQQVLQTVLVTSEPAIVIPGSFLGELDVIVDEAKNHGMKLVSIPKGGITILPPIPMSESSLTRLCKDYYGLKTDAERLALFSNLEETFPTAPGVSLPCRLLYHPRDYICRIVHLCAELVTASDEEYQKAYDIVPLLHIRPVQNVCEELRRQFRAGALTQRLPLGQRVDVQFKRTVVHLDGSMDPFPRNAVEAAVNIAPVALDAVDDIYEGFDVTGTEVVDIPTGKVSEYLSEKDFELVTEDSVLLDPTGKRVQAIFIRGGIDKDICRRAAADVEGVATKQNMRRLTNGGVRNPDTGILGYYDYLNNPTKRKCRMTEFTRRNWGKIIGPCGELLQLLDQLYKENAPDHYELQRRVIPPEYMLFNTVFSTVSVNKNFRTAVHRDKGDFRGGLTALCVLDGNYEGCYLALKSARKAFCLQVGDVLFFDSSLEHGNTEVHNREGSWRRISIVCYLRCGLMSHTCETERSMRLRNQIMSDRLHADSADSVVNLNGVTGHLPPLCIPFKIAKTLSLTQHAALRFVSRRIKEGDGCVLALTMGLGKTLVSLTICYSYIYNNGPCDILIVAPKTLLQHWMQEAKKWKDYGLVFPGFIVLNNVDSSSFEDDLSNYEQQGTTTNPKKSYVFVINPGYIKSFLSRVKGFRPALIVVDEGHCISSKESKLREVLDSLHCSARVVLTGTPVQNNAEELYRLVGWVDDKVHSTLPQRDFNEFSNSINRYVNGDDSAFCDALFAQRYIHEWMSPYVFTVMKVDLPPLHDYIIICNFSAVQQKMFEERIKVDATDNLLCLKASEHRPYHLSTHPLCFLGFLTGIWRTGQVDIEEEPGEFEELGTYRLSRDDDALAKDCSSLLENGKLADFVALSGKLTALISILHSIFEKMEKAVIFSQYIGSQDFIARTLTAYKISVVTIRGKDCQQRRRRVVEMFRDDKNVLCLVVSTQIGAYGLDLTAANHVILWDTWWNPQVESQAIARCYRQNQSKAVIAYKLASGFEDATVLKAQARKRALFKCLINEETSQVVPGHDLVDYTSSEEDDDRRHLWETLKTCTLEGGKPAVTKIIRNIDTVKSERWI, from the coding sequence ATGCCTATGTTTATGGATGGGGCGTCTCAAGTGCTGCAGCAGGTGCTACAAACTGTCTTAGTAACGAGTGAGCCAGCGATCGTTATACCCGGTTCCTTCTTGGGTGAACTTGATGTTATCGTTGACGAGGCTAAAAATCATGGAATGAAGTTAGTGAGTATCCCGAAAGGTGGCATCACGATTCTACCACCAATACCGATGTCAGAATCTTCTCTTACCAGGCTATGCAAAGACTACTACGGGTTAAAGACTGATGCAGAGCGTTTGGCCCTGTTCAGCAACCTGGAGGAGACATTCCCGACGGCTCCAGGTGTATCCTTACCGTGCCGCCTTCTTTACCACCCTCGCGATTACATATGTCGAATTGTCCACCTCTGTGCGGAACTGGTTACCGCTTCTGATGAGGAATATCAAAAAGCGTACGATATTGTTCCGCTTCTGCACATCAGACCTGTGCAAAATGTATGTGAAGAACTTCGCCGTCAGTTCCGAGCTGGTGCTCTCACACAGAGGCTTCCTCTCGGACAGCGCGTGGACGTTCAATTCAAGAGGACTGTGGTCCATCTAGACGGTTCGATGGATCCATTCCCTCGCAATGCTGTTGAAGCAGCTGTAAACATTGCGCCTGTTGCTCTGGATGCAGTGGATGATATTTATGAAGGCTTTGACGTTACCGGTACCGAGGTGGTTGACATCCCTACAGGCAAGGTTTCAGAGTACCTCTCTGAAAAGGATTTTGAGCTGGTGACCGAGGATAGTGTTTTGCTGGACCCAACCGGAAAGCGTGTGCAGGCCATCTTTATACGTGGTGGCATTGATAAAGATATCTGTCGACGTGCCGCAGCTGATGTGGAGGGAGTGGCTACCAAACAAAATATGCGGAGATTGACAAATGGTGGTGTGAGAAATCCGGACACGGGTATCCTTGGCTATTACGACTATCTCAACAATCCAACGAAGCGTAAGTGCCGCATGACTGAGTTCACACGCAGGAACTGGGGTAAGATTATCGGACCGTGTGGTGAGTTACTGCAGTTGTTAGATCAACTATACAAGGAAAACGCCCCAGACCATTACGAGCTTCAGCGCAGGGTCATACCGCCTGAGTACATGCTATTCAACACCGTTTTCAGTACTGTAAGTGTGAACAAGAACTTTCGAACCGCCGTTCATCGAGACAAAGGTGACTTTCGCGGTGGTCTTACTGCACTCTGCGTACTTGACGGTAATTACGAGGGGTGCTACCTAGCCTTAAAAAGTGCGCGCAAGGCCTTCTGTCTTCAGGTTGGTGATGTCTTATTTTTCGACAGTTCTCTGGAACACGGAAACACGGAAGTACACAATCGTGAAGGAAGTTGGAGACGAATCAGCATTGTATGCTATCTGCGGTGTGGGTTGATGTCCCACACATGTGAAACGGAGCGGAGCATGAGACTCAGGAACCAGATCATGAGCGATCGTCTGCATGCTGACAGCGCAGACAGCGTGGTCAATTTGAACGGAGTCACCGGCCACCTTCCACCTTTGTGTATTCCTTTCAAAATAGCAAAGACCCTGAGCTTAACTCAGCATGCGGCCCTTAGATTTGTTTCACGTCGTATCAAGGAAGGAGACGGTTGTGTGCTGGCGTTAACAATGGGACTTGGGAAGACACTGGTTTCACTGACGATCTGCTATTCTTATATTTACAACAATGGGCCGTGTGACATTCTGATCGTTGCGCCGAAGACACTGCTTCAACACTGGATGCAGGAGGCGAAAAAGTGGAAGGACTATGGTCTCGTATTCCCGGGGTTTATTGTACTAAACAACGTGGACTCCAGCTCCTTCGAGGATGATCTCAGTAACTATGAACAACAAGGCACAACTACTAACCCTAAGAAGAGTTACGTTTTTGTCATCAATCCTGGCTACATCAAATCATTTCTTTCGAGGGTAAAGGGGTTCCGCCCCGCTCTCATAGTCGTTGATGAAGGCCATTGCATATCGTCGAAGGAAAGTAAACTGAGGGAGGTACTGGATAGTTTGCATTGCTCGGCAAGGGTAGTACTCACTGGGACGCCGGTGCAGAATAACGCTGAGGAACTCTACCGTCTTGTTGGGTGGGTGGATGACAAGGTTCATTCCACATTGCCGCAACGCGATTTTAACGAGTTTTCAAACTCTATCAACCGCTATGTTAACGGTGATGATAGTGCTTTTTGTGATGCTCTCTTCGCACAACGATATATCCACGAATGGATGAGCCCCTATGTCTTTACCGTTATGAAGGTTGATCTTCCACCGCTGCACGACTACATTATTATATGCAACTTTTCCGCTGTGCAGCAGAAAATGTTCGAGGAGCGCATTAAAGTCGATGCAACAGATAACCTATTGTGTCTGAAGGCGTCCGAACATCGGCCATACCACCTTTCAACACATCCACTGTGTTTCTTGGGGTTTTTGACCGGTATATGGAGAACAGGTCAAGTTGATATCGAAGAAGAACCAGGGGAGTTCGAAGAGTTGGGAACGTACAGGCTTAGCCGTGATGATGACGCTTTAGCGAAGGATTGTTCAAGTTTGCTTGAAAACGGGAAACTGGCCGACTTTGTTGCGCTCAGTGGTAAGCTAACAGCCCTCATTTCGATTTTACACAGCATTTTCGAGAAGATGGAAAAGGCTGTGATATTTTCACAATACATTGGGTCGCAAGACTTCATTGCAAGAACCTTGACTGCTTATAAGATTAGTGTAGTTACAATTCGTGGAAAAGATTGCCAGCAACGTCGACGAAGGGTTGTTGAGATGTTCAGGGATGATAAGAACGTACTCTGCTTGGTTGTGTCCACTCAGATTGGCGCGTACGGTCTTGATTTAACTGCGGCGAATCACGTTATTCTGTGGGACACGTGGTGGAATCCTCAGGTTGAGTCACAGGCAATTGCGCGGTGCTACAGACAAAATCAGTCAAAGGCTGTTATTGCCTATAAATTAGCATCGGGATTCGAAGACGCCACAGTTTTAAAAGCCCAAGCAAGAAAAAGGGCACTGTTCAAGTGCCTCATAAACGAGGAAACCTCACAGGTGGTTCCTGGGCACGATTTGGTTGACTACACAAGCAGcgaagaagatgatgataGGCGTCATCTATGGGAGACCTTAAAAACGTGTACCCTTGAGGGGGGAAAACCTGCTGTAACAAAGATCATTCGCAATATTGATACTGTAAAGAGCGAGCGGTGGATATAA
- a CDS encoding exosome complex exonuclease codes for MHHCRTPLFYYRFLYCLFTLFVVMSVPTCITGDTICGSAGPSKLDYVEDHVFLRGYNTYEGNNPNGAAAAQEGGGEIIASINGMVEVTDRVVSVKGMSSRYVAEVGDIVVGRVKEVCGNRWRVNVGAFQDAVMPLANVTEPGGILRRRGRSDELTMRNIFDEGELVVAEVQRVSQDGLISLHTRSGEKYGKVSDFGLLVLISPALVKRVKHHFMCLEFIHVNLVLGTNGAIWVSPATATTATESAKSAYDRFDADIRRAVTRVANCIRVMGNARFPVFDKSIEAAVKASVDFALGPFEILYPGNQNLITTTVLDTINTRKRTIY; via the coding sequence ATGCATCATTGTCGAACCCCTCTGTTTTACTATCGTTTTCTCTACTGTTTGTTTACTCTCTTCGTAGTGATGAGTGTCCCGACGTGCATAACAGGTGACACCATTTGTGGGTCTGCAGGCCCCTCAAAACTCGATTACGTTGAAGATCATGTTTTCCTCCGAGGGTACAATACTTACGAAGGCAACAACCCGAACGGTGCAGCTGCAGCACAAGAGGGTGGTGGAGAAATTATTGCCTCAATCAATGGGATGGTTGAAGTAACAGACAGAGTTGTCTCAGTTAAAGGTATGTCTTCCCGGTACGTCGCAGAGGTTGGTGATATTGTGGTCGGGCGCGTTAAGGAAGTATGTGGTAACCGATGGCGTGTTAATGTTGGGGCCTTTCAGGATGCAGTGATGCCTTTGGCTAATGTCACTGAACCCGGTGGCATCCTGAGGAGGAGGGGCCGAAGTGATGAACTTACTATGAGGAACATATTTGACGAAGGGGAGTTGGTCGTTGCCGAGGTGCAGCGCGTTTCTCAAGATGGCCTGATATCCTTACACACCCGATCAGGAGAGAAGTATGGGAAGGTATCCGACTTTGGTTTACTGGTACTAATTTCACCAGCTCTTGTTAAACGTGTCAAGCACCACTTTATGTGTTTGGAGTTCATACACGTAAATCTGGTTCTTGGCACAAATGGTGCTATATGGGTCAGtccagcaacagcaactacCGCTACCGAGTCGGCCAAATCTGCATACGATAGGTTTGACGCAGACATTAGGCGCGCTGTTACACGTGTTGCAAACTGCATCCGGGTAATGGGGAATGCTCGTTTCCCAGTGTTTGATAAGTCTATCGAAGCAGCGGTCAAGGCGTCTGTTGATTTTGCCCTAGGCCCATTCGAAATTTTATATCCCGGAAATCAGAATTTGATAACGACCACGGTGCTGGACACTATAAACACCCGTAAGCGTACAATTTATTGA